A single window of Dermacentor albipictus isolate Rhodes 1998 colony chromosome 1, USDA_Dalb.pri_finalv2, whole genome shotgun sequence DNA harbors:
- the LOC139054728 gene encoding piggyBac transposable element-derived protein 4-like, with protein MASCSRPVARKERRQSRDSAASATDFFDEPSSEESEDDFGSSDFISDSDSDDDEPRTSSSSRRVSTSYGNDLLPPAQKRIEFSPRREPGVYLDAEVGVALRSGSKKFLTALDFFLLFFSMNVIETICDNTNKYAWTHILEKPTHACSDGSWEEVTPSEMLKFIGLVIYMGVVKVPRLKLYWNVGDLYSGLLPPRIMRRRRFIALLAMLQVADLDDVTQSSRGKLRYMWWLLQHMNEVSANLFQPHRDLSVDERMVKWKGRSGIRQYIKDKVTKWGYKLWVLADPGTGYTVQFSVYTGKREQPGPHGLAFDVVCQLCHRYLDQGYRIFMDNFYTSTSLFSHLLSRKTLACGTTRKDRRGFPAELKDARWEKKARRGDIRWLRDQNILYLQWKDRLVVNMMSTVHTANDTVTAKRRERRQNSWTQISITKPLLIHDYNAGMLGVDKSDQMIGYYNVLMRSVRWWKTLFFHCIDIA; from the exons atggcgtcgtgctcgcgtccggtcgctcgaaaagaacgccgtcaatcgcgcgattccgctgcttcggcaacggatttttttgatgaaccgagcagcgaagagtctgaagacgacttcggcagctccgattttatttcggactccgattcggatgatgatgagccacggacttcatctagtagccgaag ggtctcaacaagctacggcaatgatctgctgccgccagcgcagaagcggattgagttttcgccgcgacgggaacctggcgtgtacttggacgcagaagtgggcgtggcgctcagaagcggatcaaagaaattcttgactgctctggacttctttcttctgtttttctcgatgaatgtgatcgaaacaatttgtgacaacacgaacaagtatgcttggactcacattttggaaaaaccaacgcatgcttgttccgatggatcttgggaagaagtcaccccaagtgaaatgctaaagtttatcggtctcgtaatttacatgggcgttgtgaaggttcctcggctgaagctgtattggaacgtaggagatctgtacagcggtctgctcccaccacggatcatgcggcgacgccggttcatagctctactcgcaatgttgcaagttgcagacttggacgatgtcactcaaagttcaagaggaaagctccgatacatgtggtggctcctgcaacacatgaacgaagtgtcagcgaatcttttccagccacatcgcgatctttccgtggatgagcgcatggtgaaatggaaagggcggtcaggcatccgacagtatatcaaagataaagtaacaaaatggggctacaagctgtgggtcctagctgaccctggcaccggatatactgtgcagtttagtgtgtataccggtaagcgtgagcagccagggccccatggcttagctttcgacgtagtttgccagctgtgtcacagatatcttgatcagggctacaggatctttatggacaatttttacacttctactagcctgttcagtcatcttctcagccgaaaaacattggcttgcggaaccacacgcaaggatcgccgaggatttcctgccgaactgaaggatgcacggtgggaaaaaaaagctcgacgtggcgacattcgatggttgcgcgatcagaacatcctgtaccttcagtggaaagaccggcttgttgtcaacatgatgagcacggttcatactgcaaatgacacggtcaccgcaaaaagaagggaaagaaggcaaaactcctggactcagatatctataacaaagcctctgctgatccatgattataatgctggcatgctaggcgtagataaatcggatcaaatgattggatattataatgttctcatgagaagcgtacggtggtggaagactctgttcttccactgcatcgatattgcatAA